The genomic stretch CGAACAGCAGTAAGCGGGGCTTCCGCAACCCAACCAATCAGCCAAGTCCGGCGAACCGGACATGACTGTCGCAGTCACGCGCCAGGCAGAGAAGTTTTGCCTTTGCGCACAGGGCTGATCGTCAAAAGAGAGGAGTACAAACCATGAAGAGACTGGAAACAGCACTGGTCGTCATTCTGGCCGCGTCAGCAGGTCCTGCAATGGCTCAGGCCAATTCGAATGCAGCAGGAACGGTGAATGCCGATTCCCAGGAAATGCGTTCCGTAAGCGAACATGCCTTCAACCAGTGGGACGTGAATAGCAATCAGCGACTGGAAGGCGAGGAGTTTGCAGCAGGGCTGCATGAGGCCTGGGGCCGGAACAACGGACAGGTCGACGAAGCCGCATATTCCAACAACTGGAGTAACTGGTTTGACAGCGAGAGACCGCCGTTCGAGGAAATGGACGAAGATGGGGATGGTCAGCTTTCCCAAGAGGAACTCAGAACCGCACTGAATGATGTGGACTTGAGCGGTCCCTGGCAGGGTGCTGACGACGGCTATCTCACCCCTGAAGAATTTCGCCGTGGCCTGACAAGCGTCAGCGACCGCGACCGAAGCGGCAACCTGGATCAGAGCGAGTATGATCAGGTCGTCGCAGTTGTGGGTGTCGTTGTGCCCTCGGACCAGCAGGCCGGCACTGGCAACAACACCATGACATCCGATGAGACCAATCAGGCTGCAACGGATGCTACGACAACAGGTCAGGTGTCGACCGCCACAGGGACACAGCAGGCCCAGAACACAGCGGCAAACACCGGCGCAACAGCGGGTTCCGATGGCGCGATCCAGGTTGGGGAGGTCATTCCCCTTGATGATTGGGACATGGATACCGTTTACCGATCCGGCTGGAGTGCCGAAGCATTGTTTGACCGTGAAGTCTACGGCGAAAATGGCGAAGAGATCGGCGACGTGGAAGATCTGATCGTCGGCCCGGACGGACGTCTCCTCTCGGTCGTTGCCGAAGTCGGCGGCTTCTGGGACATCGGGGATACGCATGTGAGCGTACCGTGGGATCGAGTCGTGATCCGGGAAGACGG from Peteryoungia desertarenae encodes the following:
- a CDS encoding PRC-barrel domain-containing protein, with the translated sequence MKRLETALVVILAASAGPAMAQANSNAAGTVNADSQEMRSVSEHAFNQWDVNSNQRLEGEEFAAGLHEAWGRNNGQVDEAAYSNNWSNWFDSERPPFEEMDEDGDGQLSQEELRTALNDVDLSGPWQGADDGYLTPEEFRRGLTSVSDRDRSGNLDQSEYDQVVAVVGVVVPSDQQAGTGNNTMTSDETNQAATDATTTGQVSTATGTQQAQNTAANTGATAGSDGAIQVGEVIPLDDWDMDTVYRSGWSAEALFDREVYGENGEEIGDVEDLIVGPDGRLLSVVAEVGGFWDIGDTHVSVPWDRVVIREDGTVQIPVTEDTVDDFSVLNVPTMGQIANDVVTELDDVELGPRAWRASEVIGDIARIRGDATSQAAEQTTGQQAAGQTAQSGYMGFGYVDDLIFQDGQIVAAVVDRDAGYGTRGRYAYPFYGYRYGWHPGNRYYNMPYDRAEATAIEPYEEDRLMNDE